The Cytobacillus sp. NJ13 sequence GCTGGCACGATGAGACGGCCTTTATTATCAACGTTGTGATGGAACTCACCCATGAACATACCCACTGCACCCACTTTCTAACTCAAATGTACCACAATCCCCCACTTTCCTCCACATGTTTTTAATTATTCTACCACTTCATATAAAATCCTGCTTCCCATAAGGTATTCCCCCATTTTCCGTTCGTCTTTTTATTACATTTTCTTTAAAGTCTTTACTGTTTTTTCACAGATTTTCATGTGGGGGAATAGTCAGGAAATAAAGGGAATTCACCCCTTTCTCATTAAAAAAAAGACCTCATCCGCATGGAAAAGGTCCGAAGAATAATGGCGAATATTAAATTTTTATGACTTTGTGTGTCCCATCAAAATGAAAGGAGTAATCAATAAAATCTTCAAGGAAATCCATCCCATATTTATTAAGGTAATAGAGAACATTCCAAACTCTCTCCTGAGGAACTCCACCCGGCCTCAGGTAGTTTTCAGCTTTTTCATATTTCATAATGATTACTTCATGTTTTTGCTGGATGGATTTCTGGATTTTATTCTCCATGAAATCTATCTGCCTTAATAAAAGATCTTCATTTTTCTTTAACATAGGCAGAAGTGCGTGAACTTCATTCATTGTAAGCTCTTCGATTAGCTCATAGTTTTGTTTTACTTGAGCTTTTGTTTTTCGGAATTGGGCTTCTATGCTTTCATTTTTAATACTCCTCAGATACTCATCTTTCTCTGATTCCGTGCCAGATACAAGCACGCCCTGCAAATCAAGTCCTAATTCTCGCAAATCACTTTCCACAGACCTTTCTAAGATAGTGATATTTAAACGGGGCATGATAGGAGGCATTTTCATTCCAAACCATTCAAATGCCATTTTTAGTTCAGCCCAATAGGCAATTTCTCCTGGCCCGGCAATAAAGGAAAGAACCGGAAACAGGCATTCCTGTGTGATGGGCCTCGTCACCACATTATTGCTCAGTCGTTCGGGATGATTTTCTGCAATCTCCAGAAGCTCATTCATTGTGAACTCGTGAGTATGTTCCTTACCCGTAAATACCTTTTTCTCCTGATTGAACTCCAAAAGTATTCTTTCCTTATGCTTTTCGTCATAATAAAATAGGTTAGCAGCACTTTCACTTATGTCGATGGCATTTGGAAACCCAGCATTCTCTAAATTTTGCTGCTGGCTTTTCACACGTTTTGTAATATCTTCAAAACCTTTGATCTGTTTGCCAAAAATGCTGCTTTCAAGTCTGCGAAGCTTTTGGTCACCGGAATCAACCAGAAGAAGCCCTGTTTCTTTAAATAAATGCATGATAATGCCGGCAAAGAACTCCACATAGGTTTGAGAATGCATAATGATTTCTTCTAAACTCAGAAGCAGATCTTTTGTATGTTTCGTCTCTCCGAAAGTCTCAATGATGTCTTCCACCCACGCCCTGCACTTTTCACGGTTCAAAGGGATATTTGAAACCATCTTCTTCTCTAAAACTTTTTCAGGATATGTCATTTTTTCCATTTTATGATTCTTCTCGATGAAAATATGATTTACTTCCTGATAGTCATGATCTTCCCCCGCAATCCAGAATACCGGAACAACAGGAATTCCCAGCTCACTTTCCTGCTGTTTTGCAAGATTTATGATTGAGATGATTTTATGTATAGTATAAAGAGGTCCCGTCAAAATTCCTGCCTGCTGCCCTCCGATAATCACTGCACTATTTTCTTGCTTCAGCTTCTTAAGTGAGTCATGAACAGCCGGGGAAGAAGGAAATCGATCCATAAACTCTCCAATATATTGAGAAAGTTCATTTCTCATAAACGACCGGCCCCTCAGTTCAGCTAACCGTGCTTTATAATCAGAGTCAGAATTATAACGATAGTGAAAAAACTGCATAATTTCTTCTGTTTGTGCAATATAATCTGTTGCAAACCGGTTTGTTGCCGGCAATGAGAGATTAAGAATCTCCATTAATGAACTTCCTTTCTCATAGCTGATCAATTTTAATTTTCATCTTATGAGTATAGCATTGTCTTAATTGAAAAGAAAAAAACTTTGCTTACCTAAATGCTTTAATTCTAAATGTAAAATAATTATGTTCTCAGACCTGCTTACTATGGAATAAAGACAACAGAAGTTACCCTTTGAACGAGCCCAATTAACATCAGAACTATATAAGCGGTGAAATAGAGTAAAAAATTGAATCTCCAGAACCCTTTGAATAAGATACGCAGATTGATCTCCTGCTTAATTCTCCAATGCATGATAATAAAAGTGACCGCTGTAATCAGCAGGGATAGGACTATCATCCATAAATAGGATTTATCCCAGATTACGATAATTAAATAGTGAACCGCCAAAATAAATAATAATGTGCTGACATCCAGGGCAATATGTACAGATCTTTTGTGTTTTTTAGTAATTTGTTTGCTGATAATAAAAACAGCCAGATATCCGAGCAGCGGTATGGTCACCAATGTTGCAATTAGGCTTGAGAACACAGTGTTCAACTCATTTCCCCCTTTTTACTCCCTGCCTTTGATCTGACAATAAAGACTTTCAGAATATGGAGCAGACATCTTCTTCTTTTCAGCTTCCTCCAGGATATAGCCTAAAATAGCATCTATCTCTGTTTCTCTGCCTTCTTCGATATCCTTAAGCATTGAGGATCTGTTCATCCCGGTTTCCTCACAGACACTTTTTACATGGGTTAATGCACCTGCTTTATCAGGAATATCTAATATGGCACTTACCTCTTCAAATAACTTCAAAAATAGCTGATGATAATATTTATTTGCTAAGAGGTCACCATTTCTCACACGGAGAACTGCAGTGAGCGGATTTATAACACAGTTTACGATTAATTTTTCAATTAGCATTCCCTTGGGATTTCCGACAAATTTAAAAGGAAAATAACAAGATGCCGAATCGGATATTTTCGATAAAAGTTCCACATTTCCCTTTAAAGCAGCCACTTTGGTGACCCCAATCCCAGTATGCAGCACTATGTCAGGCTCTGACTTTAAAGCACCATGCTCTACACTGCCCACATAAAGATTATCCGCTTCAAGCATTTCAGCCCACTTCAAATGCCCCATGCCATTTTGCAAAAATAAAAATGATCCAGACTGGCCAGCAGTCATTTCCAATAAGTCCTTTACAACTTCAGGTATGCTGTATTGCTTAACCGCAATGATTGTTAAATCCTCTTCCCCCTTCCATTCTTTAAAATGAAATGCATTGACGGGGGCATTGCTGAGAATGCCTTTTCTCTCGATTGTAAGTCCTTTTATGCGCAGCTTTTGCAATTGACTATCGTTTCTAATATAAACACGCACTTCATGATTTTCATTCAAATAATGGGCAAACAGAAGGCCAATGGCGCCTCCTCCGATAATAGCTATTCTCATAACAGACTCCACCATTTTTACTTTTTAAGTATATTTTAACAAAATAAGATAAATTCATGGGTAAAATGGAATGTTTTAATCGTTAATACCAATATTTATTTTCTTAATTCCATTTTTCATCAGCTAAATCCTTTAAAAAAATCCCTTTTTCGAAAATCGAAAAAGGGATTTTTTAAAGGGTAAAGTATTAAACTGGATAAACCGGATGTTTGCGGACGCTGAATGTCAATTCTTTAGTCTCATACAGATTAAAACGGTTAATTAAAACATTTCTTAATTCTGAAGGTGCAACAATATCGTCAACAATTAATTCAGAGGCAAGCTTATAGATATCAATTGTTTCTTTATATTCCTGCTGTTTTTCCTGTACATATTTAACCTTTTCTTTCGGGTCTTCAATCGCATTGATTTTATTGGAATAAACCGCATTTACTGCTGCTTCAGGACCCATTACAGCGATTTGTGCTGTAGGGAGGGCTATACAGCAATCAGGTTCAAACGCTGGCCCAGCCATTGCATACAATCCGGCTCCATATGCCTTTCTGACGACAACTGAAATTTTCGGCACTGTTGCAGAACTCATCGCAGCAATAAGCTTTGCACCATGCCGGATAATCCCCGCTCTTTCAACCTTAGTCCCAATCATAAATCCAGGGACATCTGCAAGGAATAATAGCGGAATATGGAAAGCATCACAAAGCTGAATAAATTTCGCTGCTTTATCAGCAGAATCTACAAATAAAACCCCGCCTTTAACTTTTGGCTGGTTGGCAATAATCCCTACAGGCCTCCCCCCTATCCGGGCAAGTCCCGTAATGAGTTCCGCAGCAAAAAGTTTCTTAATTTCAAAAAAGCTGCCTTCATCAATTAAGGAATCAATGCACTCATACATATCAAATGGGGCATTTTGATTTTTAGGGATAATTTCTTCAAGGCTGCGGCCGGATTTGGGCATTACCGCCTCGAGCTTCACTGGTTTTTCTTTGAAGCTTGCAGGGAAGTACGCCAAATATCTTCTTGCTGATTCAATAGCCTCTTCTTCACTATATGCAAGCACATCACCACAGCCGCTGACAGAACAATGCATGCGGGCGCCGCCCATTTCTTCCAGGGTGACCTTCTCCCCTATAACCTTTTCCGCCATCCTTGGCGAACCCAGATACATAGATGCATTTTGATCTACCATAATAACGATATCACAAAACGCAGGGATATAAGCTCCGCCTGCAGCAGAAGGTCCAAAAAGCAGACAAATCTGCGGTACCATGCCCGAAAGTTTTACCTGGTTATAAAAAATTCTTCCTGCTCCGCGTCTATTCGGGAACATCTCAAGCTGATCCGTAATACGGGCACCGGCAGAGTCAACCAGGTAAAGAATCGGAACTTTTAACTTTTCTGCCGTTTCCTGTATACGGATGATCTTTTCAACCGTCCTCGCACCCCAGGAACCGGCTTTTACTGTGGAATCATTAGCCATTACGCAAACGGTCTGGCCATTTATCCTTCCAACTGCTGTTACAACCCCATCTGCCGGAAGATCACTTTCCTGGCAGTTCGCAAACTTGCCATCTTCCTCGTAGAATCCGTCATCAAACAGGAGTTCCAGCCTTCTTCTGACAAAGAGTTTGTTTTGGGCTTCATTCTTTTCATGATATTTTGGATGTCCGCCAGCTTCTATTACCCTGCTTCTTTCCTGCAGCGTCTCAGTTAATGTCTTTGCAGTGGTCATTTCCATCCTCCTAAAATATGAATTTTCCATACTTCGTTAAACTTGCGTATTGCTGCAAGGAGCAGACGGGGCTCAGCGCCAGCTCCCCAGTCACTGGATATCCATGTCCCAGCCTTCTTATTCGAATACGATTAGCACATCGCCTTCATTAACAAAATCTCCTATGCTTACCTTCACTTCAGCTACTTTTCCAGCAGCTTCGCTTTCAACCGGAATCTCCATTTTCATTGATTCAAGCATTAATACTTCCTGGCCTGCATTAACCTCCTGACCCGCTTCGACCAAAACATTCAATACAGTACCTGCCATTGATGATGTAATTTCTTTCATTGAAATTTCCTCCTTTTAGTTAACGGCAAAAGCCTTCTGCGCTAGAAATGATGTAGAATAATTCCCTTTACGGAAATCTTCGTCTTTTACTATTTCTTTAAATAATGGTGCATTCGTTTTAATGCCTTCAATTTTCAGTCCATCAAAGAATTGCAAGGCCTTTTCTATCGCTTCATCTCTTGATTGGCCATAAATAATGCATTTTGCGATCATTGGATCATAAAATGGGCTGACTGCCGTATTTGAAGCATATCCATAATCAACGCGTATTCCCGGGGAATCTGTCCATTCAAATTTAGACAATTTGCCGGGAGAAGGCATAAAGCTTACGGGATCCTCAGCATACAGCCTAAATTCAATTGAATGGCCAACCTGCTTAATACTATTTTGCTGCAGCGCCAGCTTTTCACCTCTTGCTGCAAGCAGCTGCCACTCTACAAGATCCAGCCCAGTTACTTGTTCAGTTACGGGATGTTCAACCTGAAGTCTTGTGTTCATTTCAAGAAAATAAAAGTTCTCCTGCTCATCCACAATAAATTCAATTGTTCCGGCATTTTTATAATTGACTGCTTTGGCAGCTGTCAAAGCCGTATCATACATCTTTTGTTTTGTTTGCTCTGAAAGGAAAGGTGATGGTGATTCCTCCACTACTTTCTGATGTCTCCTCTGAATAGAGCAATCTCTTTCAAATAAATGTACGATATTCCCATGATGGTCACCAAACACCTGTATTTCGACGTGTCTGGCATTCTCTATATATTTCTCGACAAATACTTCATCAGAACCAAAATAGGCTTTGGCACGGGCTTTTGTGGAGTCGAAAGACTTAACGAGCGCTTGCTCATTTTCACAGCGCACCATTCCAATACCTCCGCCTCCGCCGCTGGCCTTCAGCATAACTGGATAGCCCATAGAATCTGCAAGCATGCATGCTTCCTCAAGTGTGGATGTTCCCTCTCCGCTTCCTGGGACAACCGGTACTCCCGCTTCCTTCATGGTTTTGCGGGATACAATTTTATCCCCCATTAATTCAATGGTTTCTGGATCTGGTCCAATAAAAGCAATCCCCGCATCAATTACAGCTCTTGCAAAGCCGGAGTTTTCTGATAAAAATCCATATCCAGGATGAATTCCATCCACATTTTCATTCTTTGCAATTTCCAGAATGGCGTCTGTCTTTAAATAAGATTTATTAACAGGCGGTTCACCTATACGGAAAGCATATGTAGCTTCTTTAACAAATGGCAGGTCTTTGTCTGCATCAGAATATATGGCAACTGTCTCAATTTCCATTTCACGGCAGGTTTTTATTATCCTTAAAGCAATTTCTCCCCTGTTGGCAATCAGAATTTTTCGCACAATCGGTCCCCTTTCTCATTGTAGTAATCCTGCAATAATATATATTTCTACAATCTTCTGCCTATTTCCTGCTGATTTTGTAAACGCTTTCTGTTTTTTGTAAAAAAACTAAAAATATATTAAGTTTTTCATATGTGCAGAATTTTTTGTTTAATTGTTATATAATAATAGACATAGAAAAAACCTTTCAACTATTAGGAAGGCATTATAAAGCGGTTACATCTGCAGAAGTCCGATACACCGATGGCTAAGGGGGAGATTTTATGAACTATAAAGTTGAAAAATTAAAAGTAAATTATAAAACACTGGAAGAGTTTAAGAAATTTAAAGAGTATGGACTGCAGGAGCTTTCCATGCTTGAAGACCTTGAAGCTAATATTATTGAAAATGACAGTGAGTCGCCTTTCTACGGCATTTATTTTGGAGATAAACTTGTAGCACGCATGAGCCTTTACCAGATAGAAGCAAGATTCGACCGATATTTCGAACCCGCACAGGATTATTTGGAGTTATGGAAGCTTGAAGTCTTGCCTGACTATCAAAATAAAGGCTATGGCCAGACACTTGTAGAATTTGCCAAAGGATTTGGACTTCCTATTAAAACAAATCCACGCGTAAAATCGAAAGCCTTCTGGGAGAAAATAGGATTTGAACCCGTCCATTATGATATGGAACGCGACCTGGGAGAGAATCCGCTGGCCTGGTTCCCTGCAGGGGTTAAAGAACAAACCCATTAAGCTGCTGCCTACTAAAATTAAGGCATTAAATAAGCGGACTATTATTGTCCGCTTATTTCTATTTATTTACGATTCATCTACTTCTCCACCTTCTCAGGCTTTATATCGGGATTCACAGTAAAATTTAGGTTTTTGTGGCGGGTGCCGTCTTTGAGACCGACAAGCTTTCTTGCACTTTCCATAATTTCTACCAGTGCTTTGTAATCCTGCTCCATCGTATTTAATTCTTTAATTAGCTTTTCATTTTGAGCTGCCAGGTAGTACATTTGCTTCTCAAGCTCCTGAATGCGTTTTTTAGGATAAGGATCTTCTGAGACAGGCTTCTGAGCATTTTCATATAACTCTTTCAGGAAAGAGACTATTTCCTCAAACTCGATAGTCCTTTTATTTGCCTGAACTGAGTTTTCATTTCTTCTTTCTTCTTTTTCCTCTGGAACAGCAGGAAGCTCATGTTCCCTTTGGGCAGCCTGCGGGCTTTTCTTCATTTCTTTTCTCTGCTTTTTTGCCAGTTCAATTCCTGATTTATATTGTTTTCTTACATAGGAATTCCAGCGAAATCCGCAGGCAGCCGCGGTTCTGCTTAACTGTTTGCCAACTTCTTCAAATGCCTGAAGCTGAGTTCCTCCTTCACGTATTTGACGGAGCACAACTTCTGCAAGCAGTAAATCTTCATCTTGAGACCAAGCATCCTGACGGGTTGAAGACATCAGTGTATCCCTCCTAGTGTTTTTCTTTATACATATGCCAATGCTAGAAAAGATAGACTGATATCATATTATAAAGTGTAACTTTATTCATCCCCAGGAAATTAATGGTTTTTCGCTTATGTCGGAAGAATATGCTTAAGGCTTATTCAGGAAACTGTCAACTTTATTATGGTGCGCTTCTCCCTCCCATAAAGCCGAACAGCGACGAACTTCTTGATCAATTCTCTCTTCCAAGCCAGCTGCAGTCCACTTTTTTACAAGAAGGTCTTTATAAGCTACCAAAACCTCACTCTCAAGCCTGAGCATTCTTTCCAGAAAGCTCTTGCACCCGTTGATTGGATCCCCCTCAAAGACAGAATGTATGAAACCTAATTCTTTTAATTCTTCATCAGAATATAATTTTGCTTCCATCAGCATTCTCATGGCATTGGCAGGAAGCATCTTTTCCATAATGATGGAACCGCCGCCCCAGCCGGTTGTTATGGCTAAAGTTCCCTGGATAAAACCGGCTTTTACTCCTGCATTGGCAATCCGGTAATCACATGCAGCAGCCAGCTCACACCCGCCGCCGACAGCTGTTCCATTCAATATGGCAATAGTCGGTTTTGGCAAGAATAGTATTTTTTTTAAAAGACCAGCCATTCTGCTTAGCATTCCAAATGCTTCATCTTCTGTCTTTAAGCTGTGAAAGGAAGATAGATCACCTCCTGAGCAAAAAGCATGGTCTCCCTCACCGGTAATCGCAAGTGCCTTAACTGTTTTCTCACCTGCCTTTTGAAGTGCGATCTCCAGACCATCCATAACTTCATAGCTTATGGCATTTCTTTTTTCAGGCCTGTTAATCTTAAATACTAAAAGTCCATTATCGAATTCTTCAATTATGTAAGGGTTCATGGCTGCCTCCTTGTATTTGGTTAAACTATTTTTAATATTAGCAAAAATATACATAGACTTGTACTTATTGATGAGCCAAATCAATGCCAAAAAACGACAAAAGCACAAGAACTAAGTTCTTGTGCTTTATATCTAAAGGATTAGTCGTTAACTACTTCTTTTCCTTTGTAAGTTCCGCAAGCTTTGCAAACGCGGTGAGCAAGTTTCATTTCACCACAGTTTGGGCATTCTACCATACCAGGAACCTGTAATTTAAAATGGGTACGACGTTTTCTCTTCGCAGTTTTAGATGTTCTTCTAAAAGGTACAGCCATTCTTCCCACCTCCTTAAAGAGTATTAGAGGATGTCCATAGGAATTGGACACACCCATTAAGAAAGTTATGAAGGCCAGTGCAAGCTGGTGTCTTCAAGTGCTTCTTGTTTTTCTTCCGTTATGAATCGGAAGAAGGATCATTCTGATCAAAAAATTGAGCAAGTCCGGCAAGACGAGGATCTACTTTATCCTGTTTATCCTGCTCCTGAATGACCTCCCAATCCTTTCCGGATTGAGGAGCTCCTTCTTCACTGCTGTCTTCGCAGAAAACTTGCATTGGGACTTCGAGTAAAAGGATCTCATGAAGGATCGGATTTAAATCAATCACATCTCCTTTTACCTGGTGAACCTCCTCTGCAGTCTCATAATCAAGACCTTTTAAGAGGAAAGTTTCGGTTGTTTCAACATTAATTGGATAATTTACGTCAACTAAAGTACGAGAACAAGGCAGTATTAAATGACCCTTTATATTTAAATGAAAAGTCACTTTGGCAGAATCGATATCCGCACGGCCCGTCACATGCATTGGTGATGCACCGCGTATTTCCGGATTCAATTTCATGACCTCATCAACATTGACAGTTTCATCAATGGGAAAATCCTTGCTTCGATATTTTTGTAACTGACTTAAAGTCCATTTCATACGAATCACCCCAAGGCAACAAAGGTAATTATAGCCTTCCTATAATTATTTGTCAATATTTTTTCTTTACACTATAATGTAGCTAATATCATACTATTGAAGGCTTCTTCAGTAAAAAAGTTTTTGCAGGATTTAAAGATTTTGTTTCTTAAATTAAATTTGTATCTTTGTACTTCGTGAACTGTCTAGCTC is a genomic window containing:
- the bshC gene encoding bacillithiol biosynthesis cysteine-adding enzyme BshC — protein: MEILNLSLPATNRFATDYIAQTEEIMQFFHYRYNSDSDYKARLAELRGRSFMRNELSQYIGEFMDRFPSSPAVHDSLKKLKQENSAVIIGGQQAGILTGPLYTIHKIISIINLAKQQESELGIPVVPVFWIAGEDHDYQEVNHIFIEKNHKMEKMTYPEKVLEKKMVSNIPLNREKCRAWVEDIIETFGETKHTKDLLLSLEEIIMHSQTYVEFFAGIIMHLFKETGLLLVDSGDQKLRRLESSIFGKQIKGFEDITKRVKSQQQNLENAGFPNAIDISESAANLFYYDEKHKERILLEFNQEKKVFTGKEHTHEFTMNELLEIAENHPERLSNNVVTRPITQECLFPVLSFIAGPGEIAYWAELKMAFEWFGMKMPPIMPRLNITILERSVESDLRELGLDLQGVLVSGTESEKDEYLRSIKNESIEAQFRKTKAQVKQNYELIEELTMNEVHALLPMLKKNEDLLLRQIDFMENKIQKSIQQKHEVIIMKYEKAENYLRPGGVPQERVWNVLYYLNKYGMDFLEDFIDYSFHFDGTHKVIKI
- a CDS encoding DUF3397 domain-containing protein, producing the protein MNTVFSSLIATLVTIPLLGYLAVFIISKQITKKHKRSVHIALDVSTLLFILAVHYLIIVIWDKSYLWMIVLSLLITAVTFIIMHWRIKQEINLRILFKGFWRFNFLLYFTAYIVLMLIGLVQRVTSVVFIP
- a CDS encoding 2-dehydropantoate 2-reductase: MRIAIIGGGAIGLLFAHYLNENHEVRVYIRNDSQLQKLRIKGLTIERKGILSNAPVNAFHFKEWKGEEDLTIIAVKQYSIPEVVKDLLEMTAGQSGSFLFLQNGMGHLKWAEMLEADNLYVGSVEHGALKSEPDIVLHTGIGVTKVAALKGNVELLSKISDSASCYFPFKFVGNPKGMLIEKLIVNCVINPLTAVLRVRNGDLLANKYYHQLFLKLFEEVSAILDIPDKAGALTHVKSVCEETGMNRSSMLKDIEEGRETEIDAILGYILEEAEKKKMSAPYSESLYCQIKGRE
- a CDS encoding acyl-CoA carboxylase subunit beta, which produces MTTAKTLTETLQERSRVIEAGGHPKYHEKNEAQNKLFVRRRLELLFDDGFYEEDGKFANCQESDLPADGVVTAVGRINGQTVCVMANDSTVKAGSWGARTVEKIIRIQETAEKLKVPILYLVDSAGARITDQLEMFPNRRGAGRIFYNQVKLSGMVPQICLLFGPSAAGGAYIPAFCDIVIMVDQNASMYLGSPRMAEKVIGEKVTLEEMGGARMHCSVSGCGDVLAYSEEEAIESARRYLAYFPASFKEKPVKLEAVMPKSGRSLEEIIPKNQNAPFDMYECIDSLIDEGSFFEIKKLFAAELITGLARIGGRPVGIIANQPKVKGGVLFVDSADKAAKFIQLCDAFHIPLLFLADVPGFMIGTKVERAGIIRHGAKLIAAMSSATVPKISVVVRKAYGAGLYAMAGPAFEPDCCIALPTAQIAVMGPEAAVNAVYSNKINAIEDPKEKVKYVQEKQQEYKETIDIYKLASELIVDDIVAPSELRNVLINRFNLYETKELTFSVRKHPVYPV
- a CDS encoding acetyl-CoA carboxylase biotin carboxyl carrier protein subunit, translated to MKEITSSMAGTVLNVLVEAGQEVNAGQEVLMLESMKMEIPVESEAAGKVAEVKVSIGDFVNEGDVLIVFE
- a CDS encoding acetyl-CoA carboxylase biotin carboxylase subunit; amino-acid sequence: MRKILIANRGEIALRIIKTCREMEIETVAIYSDADKDLPFVKEATYAFRIGEPPVNKSYLKTDAILEIAKNENVDGIHPGYGFLSENSGFARAVIDAGIAFIGPDPETIELMGDKIVSRKTMKEAGVPVVPGSGEGTSTLEEACMLADSMGYPVMLKASGGGGGIGMVRCENEQALVKSFDSTKARAKAYFGSDEVFVEKYIENARHVEIQVFGDHHGNIVHLFERDCSIQRRHQKVVEESPSPFLSEQTKQKMYDTALTAAKAVNYKNAGTIEFIVDEQENFYFLEMNTRLQVEHPVTEQVTGLDLVEWQLLAARGEKLALQQNSIKQVGHSIEFRLYAEDPVSFMPSPGKLSKFEWTDSPGIRVDYGYASNTAVSPFYDPMIAKCIIYGQSRDEAIEKALQFFDGLKIEGIKTNAPLFKEIVKDEDFRKGNYSTSFLAQKAFAVN
- a CDS encoding N-acetyltransferase gives rise to the protein MNYKVEKLKVNYKTLEEFKKFKEYGLQELSMLEDLEANIIENDSESPFYGIYFGDKLVARMSLYQIEARFDRYFEPAQDYLELWKLEVLPDYQNKGYGQTLVEFAKGFGLPIKTNPRVKSKAFWEKIGFEPVHYDMERDLGENPLAWFPAGVKEQTH
- a CDS encoding RsfA family transcriptional regulator, which produces MSSTRQDAWSQDEDLLLAEVVLRQIREGGTQLQAFEEVGKQLSRTAAACGFRWNSYVRKQYKSGIELAKKQRKEMKKSPQAAQREHELPAVPEEKEERRNENSVQANKRTIEFEEIVSFLKELYENAQKPVSEDPYPKKRIQELEKQMYYLAAQNEKLIKELNTMEQDYKALVEIMESARKLVGLKDGTRHKNLNFTVNPDIKPEKVEK
- a CDS encoding enoyl-CoA hydratase/isomerase family protein, which translates into the protein MNPYIIEEFDNGLLVFKINRPEKRNAISYEVMDGLEIALQKAGEKTVKALAITGEGDHAFCSGGDLSSFHSLKTEDEAFGMLSRMAGLLKKILFLPKPTIAILNGTAVGGGCELAAACDYRIANAGVKAGFIQGTLAITTGWGGGSIIMEKMLPANAMRMLMEAKLYSDEELKELGFIHSVFEGDPINGCKSFLERMLRLESEVLVAYKDLLVKKWTAAGLEERIDQEVRRCSALWEGEAHHNKVDSFLNKP
- the rpmF gene encoding 50S ribosomal protein L32, whose protein sequence is MAVPFRRTSKTAKRKRRTHFKLQVPGMVECPNCGEMKLAHRVCKACGTYKGKEVVND
- a CDS encoding YceD family protein; this translates as MKWTLSQLQKYRSKDFPIDETVNVDEVMKLNPEIRGASPMHVTGRADIDSAKVTFHLNIKGHLILPCSRTLVDVNYPINVETTETFLLKGLDYETAEEVHQVKGDVIDLNPILHEILLLEVPMQVFCEDSSEEGAPQSGKDWEVIQEQDKQDKVDPRLAGLAQFFDQNDPSSDS